One Nesterenkonia populi DNA window includes the following coding sequences:
- the hpf gene encoding ribosome hibernation-promoting factor, HPF/YfiA family has translation MTLQVTYTGRGISIPQAFKDHVEAKSDKAESLADKGQRLEVKLSSQTGHRTAETTMVVELTVVGRGPIIRSEAQAAEKFAAFETAWDKLCERLRRARDKKKSKAHGNGSGRANGGSHTPPGLGAALAGLTPVDPDRPIYEQVTDAEQADDAPPEEDAPEEPIRIRRKIFAAEPMSVDAAVDAMELLGHDFYLYADAETGQPSAVYRRRGWTYGVISLDTAAHEAEGVEERPYRPENGATLQTLRPAA, from the coding sequence ATGACCCTGCAGGTGACCTACACCGGACGCGGCATCAGCATCCCCCAGGCATTCAAAGACCACGTGGAGGCCAAGAGCGACAAGGCCGAGTCCCTGGCGGACAAGGGACAGCGGCTGGAGGTCAAGCTCTCCTCCCAGACCGGCCACCGCACCGCAGAGACCACCATGGTGGTGGAGCTCACCGTCGTCGGCCGTGGCCCCATCATCCGTTCCGAAGCGCAGGCCGCCGAGAAGTTCGCCGCCTTCGAGACCGCCTGGGACAAACTCTGCGAACGGCTCCGCAGGGCCCGCGACAAGAAGAAGTCCAAGGCTCACGGCAACGGCAGCGGCCGCGCCAACGGCGGCAGCCACACCCCGCCCGGGCTGGGCGCGGCGCTCGCCGGCCTCACCCCGGTGGACCCGGACAGGCCGATCTATGAGCAGGTCACGGACGCCGAGCAGGCCGATGACGCCCCGCCGGAGGAGGACGCACCCGAGGAGCCGATCCGGATTCGGCGGAAGATCTTCGCCGCTGAGCCGATGAGCGTGGACGCGGCTGTGGACGCGATGGAGCTGCTCGGCCACGACTTCTACCTCTACGCGGACGCGGAGACGGGCCAGCCCTCGGCGGTCTACCGCCGCCGCGGATGGACCTACGGAGTCATCTCCCTCGACACCGCCGCTCATGAGGCAGAAGGAGTGGAGGAGCGTCCCTACCGCCCAGAGAACGGTGCGACGCTCCAGACCCTCCGTCCCGCCGCCTGA
- a CDS encoding proline--tRNA ligase yields MTVRLSHLFLRTLREAPAEAEVASHRLLVRAGYIRRAGAGIYTWLPLGLSVLRKIEGIIREEMHAIGAQEVHFPALLPKEPYEATGRWEEYGDGIFRVPDRKAEQIEYTDENGEAQHVRVPNHLLAPTHEEVFTQLVKDVAGSYKDLPLNLYQIQTKYRDEARPRAGLLRGREFIMKDSYSFCLTEEDQQAAYDAHRAAYVRIFERLGLPAVPVSAQSGAMGGSASEEFLHPNPVGEDTFVESPGGYRANVEAVTTPAPQPVDSADAPAAEVHLTPGTDTIETLVAAANADHPREDRAWTAADTLKNVVVAIITPEGERRIAVIAVPGDREVDLKRAEATIGPKLGIDGEVQLEAADEADLRANPALVRGYIGPGLTLDAPQLGAGLDAESVTGIPYLVDPRIVAGTRWITGANEQDKHVFGLVAGRDFSWDGTIESVVVRDGDPAPDGSGPLSARRGIEMGHIFMLGKRYAEALGLQLLNAEGRLQTVTMGSYGFGVTRALAALAESSHDDKGLIWPLAVAPAHVHLVATGKGEEIFEYADQLAGQLEAAGIEVIYDDRPKVSPGVKFGDAELLGVPNIVIVGRGLKDGTVELKDRRTGEVTELDAEAAAASVAAHVQAQLQMGLGRVSPR; encoded by the coding sequence GTGACCGTTCGCCTGTCCCATCTGTTCCTGCGCACCCTGCGTGAGGCTCCCGCCGAGGCTGAGGTGGCCAGCCACCGCCTGCTGGTCCGGGCGGGGTACATCCGCCGTGCGGGTGCGGGAATCTACACGTGGCTGCCGCTGGGCCTGAGCGTGCTGCGGAAGATCGAGGGGATCATCCGGGAGGAGATGCACGCGATCGGCGCCCAGGAGGTGCACTTTCCGGCGCTGCTGCCCAAGGAGCCGTATGAGGCCACAGGCCGATGGGAGGAGTATGGGGACGGTATTTTCCGTGTGCCGGACCGTAAGGCGGAGCAGATCGAGTACACGGATGAGAACGGTGAGGCGCAGCACGTTCGCGTTCCGAATCATCTGCTGGCGCCGACGCACGAAGAGGTCTTCACGCAGCTGGTGAAGGACGTCGCGGGCAGCTACAAGGACCTGCCGCTGAACCTCTACCAGATCCAGACGAAGTACCGGGATGAGGCGCGTCCGCGGGCGGGGCTGCTGCGGGGCCGTGAGTTCATCATGAAGGACTCCTACAGCTTCTGCCTCACTGAGGAGGACCAGCAGGCGGCGTATGACGCGCACCGGGCGGCCTATGTGCGGATCTTTGAGCGGCTCGGTCTGCCGGCGGTGCCGGTGAGCGCGCAGTCGGGCGCAATGGGCGGCTCGGCCTCGGAGGAGTTTCTGCATCCGAACCCGGTGGGGGAGGACACATTCGTGGAGTCCCCGGGCGGGTACCGCGCGAACGTCGAGGCCGTCACCACGCCCGCGCCGCAGCCGGTCGACTCCGCCGATGCCCCGGCGGCGGAGGTGCATCTGACCCCGGGCACGGACACGATTGAGACCCTCGTGGCGGCGGCGAATGCCGACCATCCCCGCGAGGACCGCGCATGGACCGCGGCGGACACCCTGAAGAATGTCGTCGTCGCGATCATCACCCCGGAGGGCGAGCGGCGTATCGCTGTCATCGCGGTGCCGGGCGACCGTGAGGTGGACCTGAAGCGCGCCGAGGCGACGATCGGGCCCAAGCTGGGGATCGACGGCGAAGTGCAGCTGGAGGCCGCGGACGAGGCTGACCTGAGGGCGAACCCGGCGCTGGTGCGGGGCTACATCGGCCCGGGCCTGACGCTGGACGCCCCGCAGCTGGGCGCGGGCCTCGATGCCGAGTCGGTCACCGGCATCCCATACCTGGTGGACCCCCGCATCGTTGCCGGCACCCGCTGGATCACCGGGGCCAACGAGCAGGACAAGCACGTCTTCGGGCTGGTCGCCGGCCGAGACTTCTCCTGGGACGGGACCATCGAGTCCGTCGTCGTGCGCGATGGGGATCCCGCCCCGGACGGCTCCGGCCCGCTGTCGGCCCGCCGGGGCATTGAGATGGGGCACATCTTCATGCTCGGCAAGCGGTACGCGGAGGCGCTGGGCCTGCAGCTGCTCAACGCCGAGGGCAGGCTGCAGACTGTCACCATGGGCTCCTACGGCTTCGGCGTGACCCGCGCGCTGGCGGCCCTGGCGGAGTCCTCACACGACGACAAGGGCCTGATCTGGCCGCTCGCCGTGGCTCCCGCGCACGTGCATCTGGTGGCGACCGGCAAGGGCGAGGAGATCTTCGAGTACGCGGACCAGCTGGCCGGCCAGCTGGAGGCTGCCGGCATCGAGGTCATCTACGACGACCGGCCCAAGGTCTCCCCGGGCGTGAAGTTCGGGGACGCGGAGCTGCTGGGCGTGCCGAACATCGTGATCGTCGGGCGGGGCCTGAAGGACGGCACCGTGGAGCTGAAGGACCGCCGCACCGGCGAGGTCACCGAGCTGGACGCCGAAGCCGCCGCGGCCAGCGTCGCGGCACACGTGCAGGCGCAGCTCCAGATGGGTCTGGGGCGGGTGAGTCCCAGATAA
- the rimP gene encoding ribosome maturation factor RimP — protein sequence MAVAPRAGSDRRFPDDRTRRIAELIEPTVEAHGLYLEELRLKPGATAHLQVVVDYFSGTDSVDLDTLAGLSQALDVVLDKHAESGPLGELDAYELEVTTPGATRPLTEPRHYRRSLGRTVEVERQGEAPVVGRLKDVDDEAVTVQEIKEPPKKGMRPKAGPETRVPFASIARVRVQVEFSHQE from the coding sequence ATGGCTGTAGCACCGCGCGCTGGATCTGACCGCCGCTTCCCGGATGACCGCACCCGGCGGATCGCTGAGCTCATCGAGCCGACGGTGGAGGCTCATGGCCTCTACCTGGAGGAGCTGCGTCTGAAGCCGGGCGCCACCGCGCATCTTCAGGTGGTGGTGGACTACTTCTCGGGCACGGACAGCGTGGACCTGGACACCCTGGCGGGGCTCTCCCAGGCGCTGGATGTGGTGCTGGACAAGCACGCGGAGTCTGGTCCGCTGGGGGAGCTGGACGCCTATGAGCTGGAGGTCACCACCCCGGGCGCGACCCGTCCGCTGACGGAGCCGCGGCACTACCGCCGCAGCCTGGGGCGGACCGTGGAGGTCGAGCGGCAGGGCGAGGCCCCCGTCGTCGGGCGTCTGAAGGACGTGGATGACGAGGCGGTCACCGTCCAGGAGATCAAGGAGCCGCCCAAGAAGGGAATGCGGCCGAAGGCGGGCCCGGAAACACGCGTGCCGTTCGCGTCGATCGCCCGTGTCCGCGTACAGGTAGAGTTTTCCCACCAGGAGTAA
- the nusA gene encoding transcription termination factor NusA, translated as MDIDMSALRMLVAERDIPLERLMPAIEQALLLAYQKSPGALQQARAEIDEKSGHVTIWAKELDEDGSAVGEFDDTPKNFGRVAASTARQVIMQRIRDAEDDQVLGEFKGREGELISGIVQQGRHPEMVQVDIGGTEAVLPPQEQAPGEAYSHGARLRAYVVEARRGFKGPSITLSRSHPGLVKKLFAHEVPEIADGTVEITSIAREAGHRTKISVRPTQPGINAKGACIGAMGSRVRAVMTELNDEKIDIIDYDEDPATFIANALSPSKVSSVTVLDEAQRSARAVVPEYQLSLAIGKEGQNARLAAKLTGWRIDIVSDSSAN; from the coding sequence GTGGATATCGATATGAGCGCGCTGCGCATGCTCGTCGCCGAGCGTGACATTCCTCTGGAGCGGCTGATGCCGGCCATCGAGCAGGCGCTGCTGCTGGCGTACCAGAAGTCCCCGGGGGCGCTCCAGCAGGCGCGGGCGGAGATCGATGAGAAGAGCGGCCACGTCACTATCTGGGCCAAGGAGCTCGATGAGGACGGCAGCGCCGTCGGGGAGTTCGACGACACTCCAAAGAACTTCGGCCGGGTGGCGGCCTCCACGGCCCGACAGGTCATCATGCAGCGCATCCGCGATGCTGAGGACGATCAGGTCCTGGGTGAGTTCAAGGGCCGTGAGGGCGAGCTGATCTCCGGGATCGTCCAGCAGGGCCGGCACCCGGAGATGGTGCAGGTGGACATCGGCGGAACCGAGGCGGTGCTGCCCCCCCAGGAGCAGGCACCGGGGGAGGCCTATTCGCACGGTGCCCGGCTGCGCGCCTATGTGGTGGAGGCCCGCCGCGGGTTCAAGGGTCCCTCGATCACCCTGTCGCGCTCCCACCCGGGACTGGTCAAGAAGCTGTTCGCCCACGAGGTGCCGGAGATCGCCGACGGCACGGTGGAGATCACCTCGATCGCCCGCGAGGCGGGCCACCGCACCAAGATCTCGGTGCGCCCCACCCAGCCCGGCATCAACGCGAAGGGCGCCTGCATCGGCGCGATGGGCTCCCGCGTGCGTGCGGTGATGACGGAGCTCAACGACGAGAAGATCGACATCATCGACTACGACGAGGACCCGGCCACGTTCATCGCGAACGCGCTCTCGCCGTCCAAGGTGAGCTCGGTCACCGTCCTGGACGAGGCGCAGCGCTCGGCCCGTGCCGTCGTCCCGGAGTACCAGCTGTCCCTGGCGATCGGCAAGGAGGGGCAGAACGCCCGCCTGGCCGCGAAGCTCACAGGCTGGCGGATCGACATCGTCTCTGACTCCTCCGCGAACTGA
- a CDS encoding YlxR family protein — MVPVRTCIGCRRRSEQDDVVRFALQGGQVRPDPARRMPGRGAWLHPDRKCFEAALKRRAFNRAFRTAVSTEGLEYDDVAVHVSTDKRTGLKE, encoded by the coding sequence TTGGTCCCAGTTCGGACCTGCATCGGCTGCCGCCGGCGGTCTGAGCAGGATGATGTCGTCCGATTCGCCCTTCAGGGCGGTCAGGTGAGACCTGATCCCGCACGCCGGATGCCCGGCCGCGGGGCGTGGCTTCACCCTGACCGTAAGTGCTTCGAGGCAGCGCTGAAGCGGAGAGCCTTCAACCGGGCTTTCCGCACGGCTGTCAGCACCGAGGGGCTGGAGTACGACGACGTCGCAGTACATGTGTCCACCGACAAGAGAACGGGTTTGAAGGAATGA
- the infB gene encoding translation initiation factor IF-2, with amino-acid sequence MAKARVHEIAKELGVTSKEALAKLEELGEFVKSPSSTVEPPVAKKLRSAFPKPEADGASEKSESKPAAPAAAKPAPKPGSAAPKPGAPKPAPAKAAEKPAQPAAGEAAQPAAQKDESGAESKPEPKAQGGSPSEAPAADAPKPGQGKPAPKPGGPKPAPRSGGNNPFGVSGGQPAPRPRGGTPRPGNNPFASQQGMRGTGGPRPRGGQGGTGGAPRPGQRPGAPAAPGRPAPKPGAPKPSMMPGQAPAPSGPGRGGPGGPPGRPGGGPPRGRGGGPRRGGAAGAFGRGGGKSKARKSKRAKRQELEEKQTREIGGVRVPKGDGSTVLRLRRGSSLADFAEKIGAEPAALITVLMRLGEMATANQSLDEETFQLLGEELGYQVQIVSPEDEDRELLESFDINLEDEAANEAQEDLQARGPVVTVMGHVDHGKTRLLDAIRSSKVTEGEAGGITQHIGAYQVPVPHEGEERQLTFIDTPGHEAFTAMRARGAKVTDIAVLVVAADDGVMPQTVEALNHAKAAGVPVVVAVNKIDKDGAQPDKIRGQLTEYELVPEEYGGDTMFVDVSARNNQNIEELLEAVLLTSDAALELRANPEKEARGVAIEAHLDRGRGPVATVLVQSGTLKVGDNMVAGNGFGRVRAMFDEHGEAVVEAGPSRPVQVLGLSTVPRAGDSFLVTHDDRTARQIAEKREAAERNALLAKRRKRVSLENFDQVVAEGKIDTLNLILKGDVSGAVEALEDALLQIDVGDEVQLRVIHRGVGAITQNDVNLATVDNAVIVGFNVRPAERVTQLAEEEGVDMRFYSVIYAAIDDIEAALKGMLKPEYEEVSLGSAEVREVFRSSKFGNIAGSIVRSGVIRRNAKARLVRDGSVVGDNLTIDSLKRFKDDATEVRDGFECGIGLGSFNNIQEGDTIETWEMREIPRT; translated from the coding sequence GTGGCCAAGGCCCGCGTACACGAGATCGCCAAAGAACTCGGTGTCACATCGAAGGAAGCGCTCGCCAAGCTCGAAGAGCTGGGCGAGTTTGTGAAGTCGCCGTCCTCCACGGTTGAGCCGCCGGTAGCTAAGAAGCTCCGCAGCGCGTTCCCCAAGCCGGAGGCTGACGGCGCCTCGGAGAAGTCCGAGTCCAAGCCTGCAGCGCCCGCCGCTGCCAAGCCCGCCCCTAAGCCCGGTTCGGCTGCGCCGAAGCCCGGCGCGCCCAAGCCTGCCCCGGCCAAGGCTGCTGAGAAGCCTGCTCAGCCGGCTGCCGGTGAGGCCGCCCAGCCCGCCGCGCAGAAGGACGAGTCCGGTGCGGAGTCCAAGCCCGAGCCGAAGGCCCAGGGCGGATCCCCGTCTGAGGCCCCGGCTGCTGACGCTCCCAAGCCGGGTCAGGGCAAGCCTGCTCCGAAGCCGGGCGGCCCCAAGCCGGCCCCGCGCTCCGGCGGCAACAACCCGTTCGGGGTCTCCGGCGGCCAGCCGGCTCCCCGTCCTCGCGGGGGCACGCCCCGTCCGGGCAACAACCCGTTCGCCTCCCAGCAGGGGATGCGCGGCACCGGCGGCCCGCGTCCGCGCGGCGGCCAGGGCGGCACCGGCGGCGCACCGCGTCCCGGCCAGCGTCCCGGCGCCCCGGCGGCACCCGGTCGTCCCGCTCCGAAGCCGGGCGCTCCCAAGCCGTCCATGATGCCCGGCCAGGCCCCGGCTCCCTCGGGCCCGGGCCGCGGCGGTCCTGGTGGCCCTCCGGGCCGTCCGGGCGGCGGACCTCCCCGCGGCCGCGGCGGCGGCCCTCGTCGCGGCGGTGCCGCGGGTGCTTTCGGCCGCGGCGGCGGCAAGTCCAAGGCACGCAAGTCGAAGCGGGCCAAGCGTCAGGAGCTGGAGGAGAAGCAGACTCGCGAGATCGGCGGTGTGCGTGTCCCCAAGGGCGACGGCAGCACCGTGCTGCGTCTGCGCCGCGGCTCATCCCTGGCGGACTTCGCGGAGAAGATCGGCGCCGAGCCGGCAGCCCTGATCACGGTGCTGATGAGGCTGGGCGAGATGGCGACCGCCAACCAGTCCCTGGACGAGGAGACCTTCCAGCTGCTCGGCGAGGAGCTGGGCTACCAGGTCCAGATCGTCTCCCCGGAGGACGAGGACCGTGAGCTGCTCGAGTCCTTCGACATCAACCTGGAGGACGAGGCCGCCAACGAGGCCCAGGAGGACCTGCAGGCCCGTGGCCCGGTGGTGACCGTGATGGGTCACGTCGACCACGGCAAGACCCGCCTGCTGGACGCCATCCGCTCCTCCAAGGTCACGGAGGGCGAGGCCGGCGGCATCACCCAGCACATCGGCGCCTACCAGGTGCCGGTGCCGCACGAGGGTGAGGAGCGTCAGCTGACCTTCATCGACACCCCGGGCCACGAGGCGTTCACCGCGATGCGTGCCCGTGGTGCCAAGGTCACCGACATCGCCGTGCTGGTGGTCGCCGCAGACGACGGCGTCATGCCGCAGACGGTGGAGGCCCTGAACCACGCGAAGGCCGCCGGTGTGCCGGTGGTGGTCGCGGTCAACAAGATCGACAAGGACGGCGCCCAGCCGGACAAGATCCGCGGCCAGCTCACCGAGTACGAGCTGGTGCCCGAGGAGTACGGCGGCGACACGATGTTCGTGGACGTCTCCGCGCGGAACAACCAGAACATCGAGGAGCTGCTCGAAGCAGTCCTGCTGACCTCCGACGCGGCCCTGGAGCTGCGGGCCAACCCGGAGAAGGAGGCCCGCGGTGTGGCCATCGAGGCTCACCTGGACCGCGGTCGCGGCCCGGTCGCCACGGTGCTGGTGCAGTCCGGCACGCTGAAGGTCGGCGACAACATGGTGGCCGGCAACGGCTTCGGCCGTGTGCGCGCCATGTTCGACGAGCACGGCGAGGCCGTGGTGGAGGCTGGCCCGTCCCGTCCCGTCCAGGTGCTGGGCCTGTCCACGGTGCCGCGCGCCGGTGACAGCTTCCTGGTCACCCATGATGACCGCACCGCCCGTCAGATCGCTGAGAAGCGTGAGGCGGCCGAGCGCAACGCGCTGCTGGCCAAGCGTCGCAAGCGCGTCTCCCTGGAGAACTTCGACCAGGTGGTCGCAGAGGGCAAGATCGACACGCTCAACCTCATCCTCAAGGGCGATGTCTCTGGTGCCGTGGAGGCCCTGGAGGACGCCCTGCTGCAGATCGATGTGGGCGACGAGGTCCAGCTGCGGGTCATCCACCGCGGCGTGGGCGCCATCACCCAGAACGACGTCAACCTGGCCACCGTGGACAACGCGGTGATCGTCGGGTTCAACGTCCGCCCGGCTGAGCGCGTCACCCAGCTGGCCGAGGAGGAGGGCGTTGACATGCGCTTCTACTCGGTCATCTACGCGGCCATCGATGACATCGAGGCTGCGCTGAAGGGCATGCTGAAGCCGGAGTACGAGGAGGTGTCGCTGGGCTCCGCCGAGGTCCGTGAGGTCTTCCGCTCCTCCAAGTTCGGCAACATCGCCGGTTCGATCGTCCGCTCCGGCGTGATCCGCCGCAACGCCAAGGCCCGCCTGGTCCGCGACGGCAGCGTGGTGGGCGATAACCTCACCATCGATTCGCTGAAGCGGTTCAAGGACGATGCCACCGAGGTCCGCGACGGATTCGAGTGCGGCATCGGCCTGGGCTCCTTCAACAACATCCAGGAAGGCGACACCATCGAGACCTGGGAGATGCGCGAGATCCCGCGCACCTGA
- the rbfA gene encoding 30S ribosome-binding factor RbfA, with translation MADPARASRLASRIKVIIAEALRSRVKDDRAELITVTDTRVTNDLQSATVYYTVMTADEHEKQAAEELLRANQGVLRSEMGRQLSIRLTPTLDFVADEIPESAAHLEDLLAKAREQDEKVRALRENAEPASSESPYRSDADAGEANAEGDRPSPEDR, from the coding sequence ATGGCAGATCCCGCACGCGCATCCCGGCTGGCGTCCCGCATCAAGGTGATCATCGCTGAGGCTCTGCGGTCCCGCGTCAAGGATGACCGCGCTGAGCTGATCACCGTCACTGACACACGGGTCACCAATGACCTGCAGAGCGCCACGGTCTACTACACCGTCATGACCGCCGATGAGCATGAGAAGCAGGCCGCGGAGGAGCTGCTGCGGGCGAACCAAGGGGTGCTGCGCAGCGAGATGGGCCGGCAGCTGAGCATTCGGCTGACCCCCACCTTGGACTTCGTCGCCGATGAGATCCCCGAGTCGGCTGCTCATCTGGAGGACCTGCTGGCGAAGGCCCGCGAGCAGGACGAGAAGGTCCGCGCCCTGCGTGAGAACGCTGAGCCGGCCTCCTCGGAGTCCCCGTACCGCTCCGACGCGGACGCAGGGGAAGCGAACGCCGAAGGCGACCGTCCTTCCCCCGAGGACCGCTGA
- the truB gene encoding tRNA pseudouridine(55) synthase TruB codes for MGKKQRPEELEVGSGLVLVDKPAGWTSHDVVGKIRKLAGTRKVGHAGTLDPMATGVLVVGINKATRLLTHIVGVDKTYAATVRLGHSTTTDDAEGESLETPYANGVTADQVSAAVARLTGDIMQVPSTVSAIKVAGRRAYDRARAGEDVELDARPVTVRRFDVSELRHVDGGRFIDLDVEVRVSSGTYVRALARDLGEILETGGHLTALRRTAVGPYDEDQCLTVEQLSEDFGYIGLAEAAGQIFPRRELTAEEAEHLGHGRRITASGGEELTAAYSPDGELVALLKDIPAKPGASSSPDAAQAATSSPHAMHAKPELVFA; via the coding sequence TTGGGCAAGAAGCAGCGTCCTGAGGAGCTGGAGGTCGGCTCCGGGCTGGTCCTGGTGGACAAGCCCGCGGGCTGGACCAGCCACGACGTCGTCGGAAAGATCCGTAAGCTCGCCGGCACCCGCAAGGTCGGCCACGCCGGGACGCTGGACCCGATGGCCACCGGGGTGCTGGTGGTCGGGATCAACAAGGCGACCCGCCTGCTCACCCACATCGTCGGGGTGGACAAGACCTATGCGGCCACCGTGCGCCTGGGGCACTCCACCACCACGGACGACGCCGAGGGGGAGTCCCTTGAGACTCCCTACGCCAACGGGGTCACCGCTGATCAGGTGAGCGCCGCCGTCGCGCGCCTCACCGGGGACATCATGCAGGTGCCCTCCACGGTCTCGGCGATCAAGGTGGCTGGCCGGCGTGCCTATGACCGCGCCCGTGCCGGTGAGGACGTGGAGCTGGATGCCCGGCCGGTCACTGTCCGCCGGTTCGACGTCTCGGAGCTGCGCCACGTCGACGGCGGCCGGTTCATCGACCTGGACGTGGAGGTCCGCGTCTCCTCCGGCACCTACGTGCGCGCCCTGGCGAGGGACCTGGGGGAGATCCTGGAGACCGGCGGGCACCTGACGGCGCTGCGGCGCACCGCCGTGGGCCCCTATGACGAGGACCAGTGCCTGACGGTTGAGCAGCTCTCCGAGGACTTCGGCTACATCGGGCTCGCCGAGGCCGCCGGGCAGATCTTCCCCCGCCGCGAGCTGACAGCGGAGGAGGCCGAGCACCTGGGCCACGGCCGTCGGATCACCGCCTCCGGCGGCGAGGAGCTGACTGCGGCGTACAGCCCCGACGGGGAGCTCGTCGCGCTGCTGAAGGACATCCCCGCCAAGCCGGGAGCATCGTCGTCGCCGGACGCCGCCCAGGCCGCCACCAGCAGTCCGCACGCCATGCACGCCAAGCCGGAGCTGGTGTTCGCCTAG